The genomic segment ATGTGGCGCCTTTTCACAGAAATGTGTTGCAAAGTGATGTTCAGTGGGGTCGTAAAACATTGCAGAAGCTTCTCAACGGTTTAAGATTTCTATAGCTCATCTAGACTAAACTAGATATTACATATGGTCAATGAAGGATGCATGTACATACAAACACTGCTTCCTTTTATTCTGTTGTGTATTCTATCATGTGAAGTAACCAGAATTTTGTACTATGCGTTCATGGTGTGTTCTGTATTAATATCAGGAGTTAACAAGCAATCCATTTGGTAATATGTAAAGACTTGCATAAAGATTTCATTAGGAAACAATGACAAACAACATGGACTTTGACGAATGGTATCATTCTAGTATCAATTGCAAAGGAAGTTCAGTAACAGAAAATATTTCCATATTAAGAGGCCATGGAAGGCCAACAATCACATGAGATTAAAAGGATGTACAATTAAGACGTTTGGTCAAATGGCAAACTGCCAAAACTGAATTGCAAAGTAATCAAGCATTATCAGCATCACTTCCACTAACCATAGCATCATGATTCACCAAATAGTTGCTTCCATCAGGACCCAACACCTTAAACCTGCTCCACAGTTAGAAAATACATTTGAGAGCATTGCAATTTTACATgcaaaccaaaagaaaaaggtGAATATGGCACCTCTCAAGAATGAACTTTCCCTCTTTGTACTTCTGAGTCTTTTCATGTGCAGACTCCTAGAATCACTCAGAATTCACAACGTTAGCAGAAGAGAAAAGGTTCTCTGAAAATAACTCATGCACCTAAGCCTTGAAAAGGAATCAAACCGGCAAATGCGCCAAAAACTGAAAAACTAGTTCTTACATATTTCCATCCCACAATTGAGCCACACCCAACACAGAATATATCAACAACAGTGTGCAATCCAGTCATCATCATGCGTTCTTCTTTCTCTCCCACTGTGATATTCACACTGCTATGcattaagaaagaaaataagtaaTTTGAACCACTCATATCTGCAGATTATGCTATGATATAAGTAATGAAGCATGCCCCAAGGCTTTGAAATCCATCATGAGTATTTTGCATTTGCCTATTCCATGGTTCTTCTTGCAACAATGCATATACTTCACTTATAGTCTAGAGATTTGACAAACTAAGCAGTCATTAATGAAGGGAAATCATAGAAAAGTCATGAATGACTAATTTATTTTGAGCTGTCTGCTTGTCAGTGTGTTGTCTAGAATAGCGGGTAGCTGACTGGTTCAGATTGTTGACTTCTTAGTGTTTATTTAGTGGCAATAAGATGATCTGGGTCATCTTTCTTTGtgcaaattgaaagaaaagagcATACATACCACAATCAAAACCTCACAAATACATAGCTCTCACTGATTGCAGAAAGGAGAGAATAAATACATAGTAATATAGTAGAAAAGAATAGTGCTAGACAAGACTCTACAGACAAAAGTTGGCTTTATAGAGTACGCAACAAAGGAACACTTACACCTTATCAAAGAGATAAGCCTTTCCATGCCTGCAGTGGAAAGACTGAAACACGGGTAAAGGATGAGGTTAGTATGTGTCTGTATTGCTGAAATATAACTGATATTATGCCAGGGGACAATGAGAAAACAGGGTTTAGATGAAGAGATAAAAGACAGAAAATCCATTCAGGTTCGAGTAAGTATTGACAATCTCCCCTGTTAGTATGATGATTCTAAGAGTATCCAAAATTTAACAAGTTAGACTAACGTACATCCTACTTATTCTACTTCTTCAATCAAAGCAAATATTTATACAAGAATCAATATACCAACATCCACAATTGCAAAACAAAAAAGGAATCACATTGAATGTAATGTGCAACATTTCAGCAATCAGAAACAGAATAAGGCATCAGTTGAATCCCCACTATTATttagatgatggttcaatcatattCGGTTTATCTATCacaatatttatcaatttccCGTAACCCAAGAACACTTCAGAAAGGAACCCAGAATCACATGTAACCcccataaaaaaaaaacactaacaATGTAGAAAACTAACACGTGAAAGATCAAAAGATGTTGTCAgcaataagaaaaaaatgaaccTTAGAAATGATGTCGTCGAGGAGAGCCAGATGGGTATGGCAGTGGTTGCAGCTATAAACGCTTCCTTCAAGGGTAATTACGAACAACCTCCCCATtctgcttttttttttccctcCCTTTCCTTAATCAAAAAAACCTATCAATCTTTCCACTAAACCTtcaaaaagaaatcaaataaacgagaaaaaaaaagtaagaatGGAAGAAACCGGATCGAAAAAGAAACCAATGTAGGAAAAGTAATGGCGGACGTGTAATGTACACATGTGTTACATATGAATGACATTACCTTTACCAATTCCGAGGCAGCAGTCACAGAGagcaaaatataaatgaaaatcgCGATGAAATTTGGAGCCAATACTGGATCGgttaacccaatttttatttatatgattcCAGGTTAAAGAAAATATGGATAGTTGAGTTGAGCGTAATTTATAATCttcattattaatattaatttctgGAACTTTTAGCTTATAACtagtttattaaatatatttttataatttttaaaatatatatttattaattatatgagaattttgatttaatttataattaaatacactTTCTTCTGAcctataaagattaatttatttatcttttaaacaAAGATTCAAACGCGACGCAGATTTCACCCATCGTCGTCGCACCGTAGGGAATAACTTGGCGGCAAAATAATCAGCAACGCTCAAGCTCATCGGTCACAAAATTCCCCTAAATTAAGCACGTGGCcctaataaaatttcattaaatacACAATTATATAATTATCAACCATATTCTCGAATATATCAAACCGGCTATATCCAGTAAAATGAACCGCATTGGCTTCTCAGGCGATGGCGGCAATCGCCTTCACGCCAAAGCCCTTAAAAGAATAAACCGGCTGACCCGGTCATTTCTATCAAATTTTTTCACCGCTCTCTGCCCCCCTGTTTTCCTTTCTCTTTCACCGCCCTTTGATATTCTCTAAAAACTCTTCGATCCTTATTTTTGTTTGCTCTCAAAAGCATCTGTTATTAATTTCCTGTGAGGTAGCGTTGGTATTCTCTAGATCTGGTTCCTTCtggttctttttttttattttattgtttttatagaTTAGAACGGTGAAGTAAGCAAAATTTAAGAAAATCGTAACTCTGTTTGTGtatatataatgtttttttattcaGTAAATAATCATGTAATGCGAATAGGCTTATTTAAACACTTATATTATGTTATTGGAATTCgacttttcatgatttcttttgtAAATTTGAGTTATGTTATTAACTTAAGTTCTGCTTTGCTTGACTACTAGTAGTTTGTAATGATCAAAATGTCATTTTATTTTATGCTTGTTTGTTTGTTATTCTAAtgtttttactctctttttttttttaaaaagaaggtAATTCAAAGTCAACGTATTTATTATATTCTGAATTTTGATTTACATGTTTATATAAGTGGTTTATTATAGTCTTTTTCCGTGTTTTTGGTTTTCTGTAGAATGACAGGAGCTAGAGGTAAGGGTGCTGTGAAGCCTGCTGAGGATAGGTGAGGTGACTTAGTACTgcttttttcactttttacatcTAAAATGAATTTTGAGATATTCTTTCTGATATTTTACTAATTGTTCTCGTTGTTCCTGCTAATGTGTTAGCGGTGATTACTAAACGAATCGGTTTTATGAATGCTTAAGCCTTAATGAAGGTTTATATATGGATATGATCCATACGGTTTATATAGGAATATTGTAATGATGAATATATTGTCTCTATTCTTTGTAGAAAGGTTGGGAAGCGGAAGGCTCCTGTTGATAGAAGCAGCATTCGGAAAGCTAAGAGGGAGAAAAAGGCTAAGAAAGACCCCAACAAACCAAAGAGGCCTCCTAGTGCTTTCTTCGTTTTCCTGTATGTATTTCACCTGTAGCTGTAggttataaaatatttgaatgtgGTGCTCTACTGTTTTCATTGGTTTAATCATGTTTGCGTAACAGCGAGGAGTTTAGAACTACATTCAAGAAGGAAAATCCTAATGTGAAGGCTGTATCAGCTGTAAGTTGCAATCTTTGAGCATGCTATTAAATGTATGTTTTTCCAATGACTTTATggttttctatttaaatttttttgcttCCAGGTTGGAAAAGCTGCGGGAGAGATGTGGAAATCCATGTCCGAGGAAGTAAGTTCTGAAATCTTTATTACATAGATGTCTATTTGTTGGTGCTTGATACTGCAATTTTTGTGGATCTCCCCCTTTTTCTGCCGCAACTTTGGAATTCTTTGTGGCTTATTATTGTCTGAATGTATGCATATGCGTTATCATTTCTGGCAAACAGTTTCCACGTCAGTTTATCATGAAAGGTATATTAGTAGTCATGgtacataaaattttcatttttacaagAAGGGTtattaataattgtaataatCTCTGTTAATGACATTATTGCATGTTTATGAAGGAAAAAGGCCCTTATGAGGTCAAAGCACAAAAAAGGAAGGTTGAATATGAAAATCAAATGAAGGACTACAACAAGAAACAGGTGAATAAATTGTATTATAATTTCTTCATTTCAAGCAATGATTTGttcgactttttattttatttgtttcactGTCATAATTGGTAGGAAATTTCTGCTAATGGTCGGGATGCTGAAGAGGTGAATGATGAAGAGAATGAGGGTAGTGGAGAGGTAATCTAGTTTTAAGTTCTGCAATACTGGTTTGTATTTCCCTTTCCTTGTATAGTATTGACGCTGTGCACCTTTtggaaggaggaggaggaggatgaAGACGAAGATTGAAGGGCAGTGGTTGATTTGGacataaaatatgattaaacatAGCGGAAAGGTTCTACTTTTTGTATGTTAATACTTGTAGGTCTCTTTGTACCGTAGCATAATGATGTTTTTGTATTTCTCGCTTTTAGCCAGTATATAGTTGCTGACAAGATGAAACATATTCTAGTTTATCATGCTTTCCTCTGTTGGACAATTATGCGCTAGAAAACAGCCCAATTGTTGACCTTCGATTTCATTATTTTGTTCTGAAAAGGGCTCTAATTAAGGAAAGCCACCAATGACCAAACAGAGTAAATCAAACTCCATAGCATTTTGAGGAATCACATATTTACGAGGACAAGGGATTAAAGTAGATATGAATTTACTGACAAGGGAAGATACATTACACTCTCAAGAGGAGGATCTAGGTTCGAACTTTGGAGACGACATTATTGGTAGAGGTAGTCATGGATCCCGAAAATGGACCGTAACAGTAAAACAGACATAAagaatactaaaaaaatatatatgaattttgcaACTTTTAATTTACCTGAATTTCGTTACTGGATTAAGTCAAAACTCGACACCCAATCAACGAATGGGGTTTTAACAACTTTGACATTTAAGTTTTctattgaaattatattttataattatattcacGCCTATCTTGATATTGagctaaataattaatttaaataaattatatcaaattcaattTGTTTACACATAAATTTCACAGTTAGGATTTAATTTAGGTGCTCATAGTTTTATGACAAAGATGCAATACTTTAGGAGTTGGTTTATTTTGATGAGGATAAAATTAGTTCctattaaatgaaaaataatggGTGAGATTTGTTATTGGTGACTATATTGGATAATGTAATAATGAGATTCAAATCAATCATATGTATTTAGAGATAGTTTTAGGGAGGCTGGCTGGTTATGGCAACATTTAAGTTGCCTTGctttcaatttccaccatttccCATCAAATGGATCATTCTACATGTAAAATTTTAGGTATATTATAGTCTCTTTAAACTTCCAGCTCCACATGTTGTGCAGAACTTTGTTGGTGCTGGAAAATAAGATGTGATGGACAAGAATCTGGCAAAAgaatcaattgttacaaccctaGCTGGAATTAAGTCATTCTCACAAAAGCTTCGGCGCATCCATATCTTCCCGCGTTGCAACGAAACGATTGGCCTCCCTACTCCCTATTGAACTTCGGGGCTCTGCTTCACGGCctaaaaaactaaagaaaatgcaCTCTTCCAAGGCCTAAAATAGATGCAGTTGCAAGCAATCATGTAAGGTAGTTCTTACCTTATGGTGTGGGAGGGCAATAGAGATAAGTGCAATGGTAACGAGGATTGGTGGGTCTTATGATGGACAAgaatgtgttttggattaattatAGAGAAGTCTTTAactttagtcaaaagtaaaaaaaatgctaAGTCAAATTTAATGACAGTGACTAAATTGTCCAAATAAAATTTAGAGCGATCAAAATAAAAGATTCActaaaaggcaaaaaaaaaagggacaaaaagTAAATAACCGTATCTCTTTATTACTGAAGGCCTCCAGAGAAGCATTAGGAGTACAGAGTGGAGCAAATCTTACTTCACTACACGTAATTTACGTGGTTATTAATCTATCACCCTAGAGAATATAGAGGGAAGTCATGGTAAGGAGAACTTAATGACAGTTACAAATTACAATGGGGGGTCTTTCGAGTGTTGAACCTTGTTTACGATCAACTTCCAGTTTCAAGGACATTACATTTAGTTTCTTACCTGATTGCACTGCAAAATATATGCTCTGTGCAAGTTGATTCTAATACTCCAATGCCAAATACAGCTTCTTGTTAACCCCCTTCGTATGTCACCATCAATAACTAAGTGTCAACAGTCGTACACAAATAACTTCATACACCGTAACGTCTCTGCCTTTGCTGAAAGGCAAGCAATGCCTTCAAAAACTCGGCTTCTCCGAAATCCGGCCATAGTGACTGTGCAAAGAACAATTCAGTATATGCCAGCTGCCATAACATGAAATTGCTAATTCTAAACTCTCCACTTGTCCTTATAAGCAGGTCGGGATGGGGGAATTCAGTGCAATTTGTTTCTAGTTCCTGTTCCATTAGAGAGACATTGATGTCACTGGGTTCGATAAGACCACACTTTGCCTTCAGAGCAAGCCTTTGGCAAGCTTGAACAACATCATAGTGTCCGCTGTAACTGACCGCTACGATTAGTTGAAAACGTGTATTATTCTTGGTGGCTTCCTCTAAGTTGACCATCAGTTCCTGAAGGGCCTTAGGGAGCTTAGTTAGATCTCCAATAACAGATATTCTAATGTTTTCCCTGTTATCAAAGCACTTACTTCCTTAGATACTATCAACAAGTCAGAATGGAGAATCAGTGGAAATTAGGAGAGAAATTTGAAGACACCAAAGCAACACCTAAGTTCATGTAATATAGTATCATTGGGTTCCAAATGCATATGCACTAAGATGAGAGAAATTTGAAGATCAACAGAGCGAGTTCAAAATGTATTAATATTACCTAAAAAAGATCCCTGTATCCTCTTGCATTCCCCTTTCAAACAAACTCATCAAAAATTCCACTTCCACCTGCAATGCGATGAATGAAAGTGTGAGCAGCTATAAATTAACACCCCAATTAAAAGAAAGCAAGGCATGAAAACAGAACTAACTTTGGGACGAAACCAATTATCACTAGAGAAAGCAAAAACACTGAGTACTTTTATCCCCCATTTGCAACAGATCTCCACAATCTTCCTCAAGGACTCTACGCCGGCTTCGTAACCTGACCTGACGGGCAAGTCTCTCAACCGGGCCCACCTACGGTTCCCATCCATGATCACCGCCACGTGGCTGGGCATTGCGTCTCTCCGTAGTCCTAATGGAAGCGTTTGGCTGTCTTCAGGTCCCCGATCAAAGGCTTCTTTTTTGCCTTGATGAGTGAGCGCGTGTTCCGTGGAGGAGCAGAATGGGGATTTGGGCGCGTGGAGTGTGTGGTAGTACGGCACGAGGAAGAAAGGTTTGGATAGAGGAGAAGGAGCGGTGATGAGCGGAGTGGGAGAGAAATGCAGAGAGAAGGGCATTGCTAGGTTTCGGCGGAACGGTAAAGGGTGCTGTTTTGCTCAAAATTGTCGGCATTGCTTTTAATCTATAAGACAACGGGTGAAGTGGGTTAACCTATTACAAAATATAATAGACAACAGTAAATAAGTAAAGGAAGTAAAGTTAGCAGTTAGTTGTTTTTGTATGAGCTTTGATAGAAACGGAACTTGTCATGATGATCACCATCCATCCTTTTCGTTTACCATTTGTTTTTACACgtgtatttatataaattatatataattatataaattaaaatggtTTAGAGTTGTATCAACCAGTACGGACCGATACATATTAATGTCATGAGGCTAGAACttagggtccgtttgtttacatgtaaaaggttttacggaaaatattttctacattttcctgtgtttgtttcacagaaaatagCTTGGTCAACG from the Gossypium hirsutum isolate 1008001.06 chromosome D09, Gossypium_hirsutum_v2.1, whole genome shotgun sequence genome contains:
- the LOC107890971 gene encoding protein yippee-like, translated to MGRLFVITLEGSVYSCNHCHTHLALLDDIISKSFHCRHGKAYLFDKVVNITVGEKEERMMMTGLHTVVDIFCVGCGSIVGWKYESAHEKTQKYKEGKFILERFKVLGPDGSNYLVNHDAMVSGSDADNA
- the LOC107890968 gene encoding high mobility group B protein 1 isoform X3, whose translation is MTGARGKGAVKPAEDRKVGKRKAPVDRSSIRKAKREKKAKKDPNKPKRPPSAFFVFLEEFRTTFKKENPNVKAVSAVGKAAGEMWKSMSEEEKGPYEVKAQKRKVEYENQMKDYNKKQEISANGRDAEEVNDEENEGSGEVI
- the LOC107890968 gene encoding high mobility group B protein 1 isoform X1, giving the protein MTGARGKGAVKPAEDRKVGKRKAPVDRSSIRKAKREKKAKKDPNKPKRPPSAFFVFLEEFRTTFKKENPNVKAVSAVGKAAGEMWKSMSEEEKGPYEVKAQKRKVEYENQMKDYNKKQEISANGRDAEEVNDEENEGSGEEEEEDEDED
- the LOC107890967 gene encoding cis-prenyltransferase 4, chloroplastic; the encoded protein is MPFSLHFSPTPLITAPSPLSKPFFLVPYYHTLHAPKSPFCSSTEHALTHQGKKEAFDRGPEDSQTLPLGLRRDAMPSHVAVIMDGNRRWARLRDLPVRSGYEAGVESLRKIVEICCKWGIKVLSVFAFSSDNWFRPKVEVEFLMSLFERGMQEDTGIFFRENIRISVIGDLTKLPKALQELMVNLEEATKNNTRFQLIVAVSYSGHYDVVQACQRLALKAKCGLIEPSDINVSLMEQELETNCTEFPHPDLLIRTSGEFRISNFMLWQLAYTELFFAQSLWPDFGEAEFLKALLAFQQRQRRYGV
- the LOC107890968 gene encoding high mobility group B protein 1 isoform X2, with product MTGARGKGAVKPAEDRKVGKRKAPVDRSSIRKAKREKKAKKDPNKPKRPPSAFFVFLEEFRTTFKKENPNVKAVSAVGKAAGEMWKSMSEEEKGPYEVKAQKRKVEYENQMKDYNKKQEISANGRDAEEVNDEENEGSGEEEEDEDED